In Labrus mixtus chromosome 11, fLabMix1.1, whole genome shotgun sequence, a single window of DNA contains:
- the LOC132983339 gene encoding histone H3, with product MARTKQTARKSTGGKAPRKQLATKAARKSAPATGGVKKPHRYRPGTVALREIRRYQKSTELLIRKLPFQRLVREIAQDFKTDLRFQSSAVMALQEASEAYLVGLFEDTNLCAIHAKRVTIMPKDIQLARRIRGERA from the coding sequence ATGGCAAGAACCAAGCAGACCGCTCGTAAGTCCACAGGAGGCAAAGCCCCCAGGAAGCAGCTGGCCACCAAGGCTGCCCGTAAGAGCGCCCCAGCCACCGGCGGCGTCAAGAAGCCCCATCGTTACAGGCCCGGTACCGTGGCTCTCAGAGAGATCCGTCGTTACCAGAAATCCACCGAGCTGCTCATCCGCAAGCTGCCCTTCCAGCGTCTGGTCCGTGAGATCGCTCAGGACTTCAAGACCGACCTGCGCTTCCAGAGCTCCGCTGTCATGGCTCTGCAGGAGGCCAGCGAGGCTTACCTGGTCGGTCTCTTCGAGGACACCAACCTGTGCGCCATCCACGCCAAGAGGGTCACCATCATGCCCAAAGACATCCAGCTGGCCAGAAGGATCCGCGGAGAGAGAGCTTAA